The proteins below come from a single Flavobacterium lindanitolerans genomic window:
- the trmB gene encoding tRNA (guanosine(46)-N7)-methyltransferase TrmB, with protein MGSKNKLKRFKENATFGNVFQPTREEVVGGEFPLKGKWNISFFKNDNPLVLELGCGKGEYSVGLAEKYPNKNFIGIDIKGARFWRGAKTAVEDGMQNVAFVRTQIELIDHIFGENEVDEIWITFPDPQIKYKRTKHRMTNSQFLQLYKKILKPDGVVNLKTDSEFMHGYTLGLLHGEGHEVLYSNHNVYKNEGSPEVVTSIQTFYEKQYLEINKAITYIRFKIK; from the coding sequence GTGGGAAGTAAAAATAAGCTAAAACGATTTAAAGAGAACGCCACTTTTGGTAATGTTTTTCAGCCAACCAGAGAAGAAGTAGTGGGTGGCGAATTTCCTTTGAAAGGAAAATGGAATATCTCTTTTTTTAAAAATGATAATCCGCTTGTTCTGGAATTAGGTTGTGGAAAGGGAGAATATTCCGTTGGATTGGCCGAAAAATATCCGAATAAAAACTTTATTGGAATCGATATCAAAGGAGCCCGTTTTTGGAGAGGTGCTAAGACTGCTGTGGAAGACGGAATGCAAAATGTGGCTTTTGTAAGGACACAGATTGAATTAATTGACCATATTTTTGGAGAAAATGAAGTAGATGAAATCTGGATTACATTCCCGGATCCGCAAATCAAATACAAGAGAACAAAGCACAGGATGACCAATTCGCAATTCCTGCAGCTTTATAAAAAAATATTAAAGCCGGATGGAGTCGTAAATCTGAAAACGGATAGTGAGTTCATGCACGGTTATACGCTTGGATTATTACATGGAGAAGGACATGAGGTTTTGTATTCGAATCATAACGTCTATAAAAACGAAGGCAGTCCGGAAGTGGTGACAAGCATCCAGACATTTTATGAGAAACAATATTTGGAAATTAATAAGGCAATTACCTATATTAGATTTAAAATAAAATAA
- a CDS encoding LysE family transporter: MAIAMALLWGILLSAVGIALPGLINMTAAKISVRDGRTRAVYFAVGATVVVFFQTYIAVAFAKFINSRPDIIYLLQEIGLVLFALLTIYFFFIAKKPKLKEEDSKIRTKTGRFFLGMLLSALNFFPIPYYVFVSITLANNGYLQFTPTLIWMFVLGVVVGSFSIFYIYIVFFKKIEHKTNWMMENMNYFLGSVTGLVAIINLIKIFRN, translated from the coding sequence ATGGCAATTGCAATGGCGCTGTTGTGGGGGATTTTGCTATCCGCTGTTGGAATTGCTCTTCCGGGGCTGATAAACATGACGGCTGCTAAAATAAGCGTTCGTGATGGACGTACACGTGCAGTTTATTTTGCGGTAGGAGCCACGGTTGTGGTGTTTTTTCAAACTTATATAGCAGTCGCATTTGCAAAATTCATCAACAGCAGACCGGATATTATTTACCTGCTTCAGGAAATAGGTCTGGTTTTGTTCGCATTGCTTACTATTTATTTTTTCTTTATTGCAAAAAAGCCAAAACTTAAAGAAGAAGATAGCAAAATAAGAACAAAAACAGGAAGGTTTTTCCTGGGAATGCTGTTGTCCGCCTTAAATTTTTTCCCAATACCGTATTATGTCTTTGTCAGTATTACTCTGGCGAATAACGGGTACTTGCAATTCACACCTACACTGATTTGGATGTTTGTACTTGGAGTTGTTGTAGGTTCCTTCTCAATTTTTTATATCTACATCGTTTTTTTTAAAAAAATAGAGCACAAGACCAATTGGATGATGGAAAATATGAATTACTTTTTAGGCTCGGTTACGGGGCTGGTTGCCATTATCAATCTGATCAAGATTTTTAGGAATTAA
- a CDS encoding glycosyltransferase: protein MSSKKILVAPLNWGLGHATRCIPIIEALENNGYTPIIASDGVALQMLQKEFPHLQSLELPSYHIEYAKNGAFFKWKMIKNSPKMIEAILHEKKTIRQWIDEYDIAGIISDNRLGVYSKKIPSVFITHQLNVLTGNTTWISSKVHQHIIKKFNQCWIPDVETKPNLSGKLGHLENPEENIKYIGPLSRLHRKPTDKKYDLMVILSGPEPQRGMLEAQLTQEMGQFKGKVVFIKGKIEPEQKIEQAGNVTYYNFMNTEELENTFNESEIVLCRSGYTTIMDLAQLGKKAFFIPTPGQYEQEYLAKKLKKEGLVPFARQEDFKIENLLEIDLFKGLKNFGTAITWNKLFCLFEGK, encoded by the coding sequence ATGTCTTCAAAAAAAATATTAGTGGCTCCATTGAATTGGGGCCTCGGCCATGCCACAAGATGCATTCCTATTATAGAAGCTCTTGAAAATAACGGTTATACTCCGATTATAGCTTCGGATGGAGTAGCGCTGCAAATGCTCCAAAAAGAGTTTCCGCATCTGCAAAGCCTCGAACTGCCATCTTACCACATTGAATATGCTAAGAACGGTGCTTTTTTTAAATGGAAAATGATTAAGAATTCCCCAAAAATGATTGAGGCCATTCTCCATGAGAAAAAGACCATCCGCCAGTGGATTGATGAATATGATATTGCCGGAATCATTTCAGACAACAGGCTTGGGGTGTATTCCAAAAAAATACCTTCTGTTTTTATTACACACCAGCTTAATGTATTGACGGGAAATACGACATGGATTTCCAGCAAGGTACATCAGCATATCATTAAAAAATTCAACCAGTGCTGGATTCCGGATGTTGAAACCAAACCCAATCTTTCCGGAAAATTAGGACATCTTGAGAATCCGGAAGAGAATATAAAATACATTGGCCCTTTAAGCCGGCTCCACAGAAAGCCTACTGATAAGAAATACGATCTGATGGTTATACTATCCGGACCTGAACCGCAACGCGGCATGCTGGAAGCTCAACTAACACAGGAAATGGGACAATTCAAAGGGAAAGTAGTTTTTATTAAAGGAAAAATTGAGCCTGAGCAAAAAATTGAACAAGCAGGTAATGTGACTTATTACAACTTTATGAATACGGAAGAGTTAGAGAATACCTTCAACGAAAGTGAAATTGTACTGTGCCGTTCCGGTTATACTACAATTATGGACCTCGCACAGCTTGGCAAAAAAGCTTTTTTTATCCCAACTCCCGGACAATACGAACAGGAATATCTAGCCAAAAAACTAAAGAAGGAAGGATTGGTTCCTTTTGCCAGACAAGAAGATTTCAAGATTGAAAATCTTCTGGAAATTGACCTGTTTAAAGGATTAAAAAATTTCGGGACTGCAATAACCTGGAATAAATTATTTTGTCTTTTCGAGGGTAAATGA
- a CDS encoding sensor histidine kinase, with protein sequence MAPNRNTALLLRFCAILAGITICFFLFQKGLFYTSIFLLLVVLILILELFSAIRNIFLFYDKTIQAILNNDFSADFSKHASFENYKTLFKLYDSLKVKQNEQVSKDLVYRSILNNIETGVLILEKEHEDWSIFLMNDYFSNHFQVPKVSKWHYLKNQLPSLCAIIEERSFQEIKTSLQISISKQASQTFILQASKTKTFDREYYIILLDSIQKVIEKKEKEAWINLMKVISHELMNSITPIRSLTQNLNELMQQESLSKEDLEDIRQSVTTIIHRSDHLQNFVESYRKLAMLPTPDKEVVELKPLLENTLQVMAPLFKKGNIIVKNTIESNRRIKADKLQIEQVLINLLTNSIYALEDKEKKEIEIVSEEKNGRTFITICDSGTGVDPAIEEKIFLPFFTTRKEGAGIGLTLSKNIIEAHGGYLSHSNDNGRTSFTICLL encoded by the coding sequence ATGGCTCCGAATAGAAATACAGCACTATTATTGCGATTCTGCGCTATCCTGGCAGGCATCACCATTTGTTTTTTCTTATTTCAGAAAGGACTATTTTATACTTCAATCTTTCTGCTTTTGGTGGTTCTAATCCTTATATTGGAATTGTTTTCTGCCATAAGAAATATATTTTTATTCTATGACAAGACGATACAGGCTATTTTGAACAATGACTTTTCTGCCGATTTTTCAAAACATGCTTCTTTTGAAAATTATAAAACGCTTTTTAAACTTTATGACAGTCTGAAAGTAAAACAAAATGAGCAGGTATCTAAAGATTTGGTTTATCGCTCTATCCTGAATAATATAGAAACAGGAGTATTGATTTTAGAAAAAGAACACGAAGACTGGAGCATTTTTTTGATGAATGATTATTTCTCGAATCATTTTCAGGTACCAAAAGTTTCAAAATGGCACTATTTAAAAAATCAGTTGCCTTCGCTTTGTGCCATTATTGAAGAAAGGAGTTTTCAGGAAATCAAGACCTCATTACAAATCAGCATAAGCAAACAGGCTTCACAAACCTTCATCCTTCAAGCTTCCAAAACAAAAACTTTCGATAGAGAGTACTATATTATATTGCTTGATTCCATACAAAAAGTAATTGAGAAAAAAGAAAAAGAAGCCTGGATTAACCTGATGAAAGTCATTTCGCATGAGTTGATGAATTCCATCACTCCTATCCGCTCTCTTACGCAAAACCTGAATGAACTGATGCAACAGGAATCTTTGTCTAAGGAAGATTTAGAAGATATCAGACAGAGTGTTACGACCATCATCCATAGAAGTGACCATCTTCAGAATTTTGTGGAAAGCTATCGTAAACTCGCCATGCTTCCAACACCAGACAAGGAAGTAGTAGAATTAAAACCTTTGCTCGAAAACACGTTACAGGTTATGGCGCCACTTTTCAAGAAAGGAAATATTATCGTAAAAAATACAATTGAATCAAACAGGCGAATTAAAGCCGACAAGCTTCAAATCGAACAGGTTCTTATCAACTTGCTAACAAACAGCATTTATGCTTTGGAAGACAAAGAAAAAAAGGAAATTGAAATTGTTTCTGAAGAAAAAAATGGCCGGACTTTTATTACGATATGCGATTCCGGAACGGGTGTCGATCCGGCTATTGAAGAGAAAATTTTCCTCCCTTTTTTCACAACACGCAAAGAAGGCGCAGGTATTGGCCTTACGTTATCAAAAAATATAATCGAGGCGCATGGCGGCTACCTGAGCCATAGTAATGATAATGGGCGAACCAGCTTTACAATTTGTTTATTGTAG
- a CDS encoding sigma-54-dependent transcriptional regulator, which translates to MKKTQATILVIDDQEDILFASRMVLKKHFETIYTLNNPKNILDTLSQNQIDVVLLDMNYRIGFEDGREGIYLLKEIKTFSPQTTVILMTAFGKVETAVEGLKAGAFDYILKPWDNEKLLEVVKAAVEENRKEKKKTAKAPKQDAFFIGNSSGIQKAYSLAEKVAKTDANVLILGENGTGKYVLANHIHQNSNRNTHPFVHVDLGSLNDNIFESELFGYAKGAFTDAKNDTPGRFELAQKGTIFLDEIGNVPLQLQAKLLQVIQNKSVTRLGEAKPRQLDVRIITATNMDLKQEVSQKNFREDLYYRINTMEITLPPLREQKDDIVPLANFLLARIIEKYDRSEIIFDNNALAQMERHSWNGNIREMENRIERAVILCENNTITVSDLDLDVISKTESNDDVQLSDVEKSAIEKVLQKNNFNISKSAEELGLSRASLYRRMEKYKIDNPNGSE; encoded by the coding sequence ATGAAAAAAACACAAGCCACAATTTTAGTGATTGATGACCAGGAAGACATCTTATTTGCTTCGAGGATGGTCCTCAAGAAGCATTTTGAAACCATTTATACGCTGAATAATCCTAAAAACATATTGGATACACTGTCCCAAAATCAAATTGACGTTGTTCTTTTAGACATGAATTACAGAATAGGCTTTGAAGACGGAAGGGAAGGAATTTATCTTTTAAAGGAAATCAAAACTTTTTCACCACAGACCACAGTAATTCTGATGACTGCTTTTGGAAAGGTAGAAACGGCCGTTGAAGGTCTTAAAGCCGGTGCTTTCGACTATATTCTGAAACCATGGGACAATGAAAAACTGTTGGAGGTCGTAAAGGCTGCCGTTGAAGAAAACCGGAAAGAAAAGAAAAAAACAGCAAAAGCCCCTAAACAAGATGCTTTTTTTATTGGAAATTCTTCCGGCATACAGAAGGCGTATTCCCTTGCGGAAAAAGTAGCAAAAACGGATGCCAACGTTTTAATTTTAGGGGAAAACGGAACAGGAAAGTATGTACTGGCGAATCATATACACCAAAATTCCAATCGAAATACTCATCCTTTTGTTCACGTGGACCTGGGTTCCTTAAACGATAATATTTTCGAAAGCGAACTTTTTGGTTATGCCAAAGGCGCTTTTACCGATGCCAAAAATGATACGCCCGGAAGATTCGAACTGGCCCAAAAAGGAACCATCTTCTTGGATGAAATAGGAAATGTTCCTTTGCAATTGCAGGCAAAATTACTGCAAGTCATACAAAACAAATCGGTGACACGTTTGGGCGAAGCAAAACCCAGACAATTGGACGTCCGAATAATCACGGCTACCAACATGGATCTCAAACAGGAAGTCAGTCAAAAGAATTTCAGGGAAGACCTTTACTACAGGATCAATACAATGGAAATCACGCTGCCACCGCTTCGCGAACAAAAAGACGATATTGTTCCATTAGCCAATTTCCTGCTTGCCAGGATAATTGAAAAATATGATCGTAGCGAAATTATTTTCGACAACAACGCATTAGCACAAATGGAAAGGCATTCCTGGAATGGAAATATACGCGAAATGGAAAACCGCATCGAACGCGCTGTTATCCTGTGCGAAAACAATACGATTACGGTTTCCGATCTTGATTTGGATGTTATTTCCAAAACGGAAAGTAACGATGACGTTCAACTTTCTGATGTTGAAAAATCTGCCATTGAAAAAGTACTGCAAAAGAACAATTTCAATATCAGCAAATCTGCTGAAGAACTTGGTCTTTCCAGGGCTTCACTATACAGAAGAATGGAAAAATATAAAATAGACAATCCGAATGGCTCCGAATAG
- a CDS encoding MGMT family protein, whose protein sequence is MKEENFFQRVYEVAKQIPYGRVTSYGAIAKYLASSGSARMVGWAMNASHNNEDIPAHRVVNRVGLLSGKHHFDGTNLMQQLLENEGIEVVDNQIVDFEKHFWDPAIELR, encoded by the coding sequence ATGAAAGAAGAAAATTTTTTCCAAAGAGTGTATGAAGTCGCAAAACAAATCCCTTACGGAAGGGTTACTTCCTATGGCGCAATTGCAAAATATCTGGCTTCTTCAGGATCAGCGAGAATGGTAGGTTGGGCAATGAATGCCTCTCATAATAATGAGGATATTCCGGCACATAGGGTAGTGAACCGTGTTGGGCTTTTGTCAGGAAAACATCACTTTGATGGTACTAACCTGATGCAGCAGCTTTTGGAAAATGAAGGGATTGAAGTTGTAGATAATCAGATTGTGGATTTCGAAAAACATTTCTGGGATCCGGCAATTGAATTAAGATAA
- the aqpZ gene encoding aquaporin Z — protein sequence MRKLFAEFFGTFWLVFGGCGSALYAAGIPNLGIGFAGVALAFGLTVLTMAYAVGHISGGHFNPAVSFGLWAGGRFSGKELVPYILSQVAGGIAAAAVLYLIASGKEGFSIDATKAGAFAANGFGSLSPEGYSLEAAFIAELLLTFFFLIIILGATDRFANGKFAGVAIGLGLTLIHLISIPITNTSVNPARSTSQALFAGGEYISQLWLFWAAPILGAILAGFAYKFLLQNNDES from the coding sequence ATGAGAAAATTATTTGCTGAGTTTTTTGGAACATTTTGGCTGGTTTTTGGAGGATGCGGGAGTGCGTTATACGCTGCAGGAATTCCAAATCTGGGAATTGGTTTTGCCGGAGTCGCTTTGGCTTTCGGACTTACAGTACTGACAATGGCTTATGCTGTTGGGCATATCTCTGGAGGACATTTTAATCCGGCTGTTTCATTTGGTCTTTGGGCCGGTGGCCGATTTTCAGGAAAAGAACTGGTGCCATACATTCTTTCACAGGTAGCAGGAGGAATAGCAGCTGCAGCGGTCTTATATTTAATCGCTTCCGGGAAAGAAGGTTTTTCAATTGATGCAACAAAAGCGGGTGCTTTTGCAGCAAATGGTTTTGGAAGCCTGTCTCCTGAAGGCTATTCATTAGAAGCCGCTTTCATAGCAGAGCTTCTCCTAACCTTTTTCTTTCTGATTATTATTCTTGGCGCAACGGATAGATTTGCAAACGGAAAATTTGCCGGAGTTGCAATCGGGCTTGGACTCACCCTGATTCACCTTATCAGTATTCCAATTACGAATACTTCTGTAAACCCGGCCAGATCAACTTCTCAGGCTCTTTTTGCCGGAGGTGAATATATTTCACAATTATGGCTATTCTGGGCGGCTCCTATTCTGGGCGCGATTCTTGCCGGATTTGCTTATAAATTCCTGTTGCAGAATAACGACGAATCTTAA
- a CDS encoding sensor histidine kinase, producing MSVSFKRTYRFAVKSSLYITFFATGMVGILTSVFFTFSWKFCLIFALGIAIFSFFVLQYRVERFIYRRVKKIYDDVSLLESTNFRSQPITTDMATLTKQVKKFATDKKLEIETLKVREEYRREFIGNVSHELKTPLFTVQGYLSTLLDGGMKDKTIRKKYLQRAEKGVERLIYIVQDLDMITKLEAGELNLVNTRFDILEVIQNVFDLLEMKASEKNILLMFDLKYVKPIYVYGDKEKIQQVVTNLVVNSIKYGKEDGTTEVSVEDLVNNKVIVRIMDNGDGIEKQHIPRLFERFYRIDKSGARSEGGSGLGLSIVKHIIEAHDEKIYVESQVGKGSEFSFTLEKTK from the coding sequence ATGTCCGTAAGTTTCAAGAGAACATACCGTTTTGCGGTAAAATCATCGCTGTATATTACTTTTTTCGCAACCGGAATGGTGGGAATACTGACCAGCGTGTTTTTTACTTTCTCTTGGAAATTCTGTCTCATTTTTGCCTTGGGCATTGCCATTTTTTCTTTCTTCGTTTTACAATACCGCGTAGAAAGATTTATTTACAGAAGAGTGAAAAAAATCTATGATGATGTTTCGCTTCTTGAATCTACTAATTTCAGGTCACAGCCAATAACTACCGATATGGCTACGCTGACCAAACAGGTGAAAAAATTTGCCACCGACAAAAAACTCGAAATCGAAACCCTGAAAGTCCGTGAAGAATACCGAAGAGAATTTATCGGGAATGTTTCACATGAATTAAAAACGCCTTTGTTTACCGTTCAGGGATATCTTTCGACGCTTTTGGATGGCGGAATGAAAGACAAAACCATTCGTAAAAAATACCTTCAGCGTGCCGAGAAAGGAGTCGAAAGACTAATCTACATCGTGCAGGATTTGGATATGATTACGAAACTGGAAGCCGGTGAATTGAATTTAGTGAACACGCGATTTGATATTTTGGAAGTCATCCAGAATGTTTTCGATTTGCTGGAAATGAAAGCATCGGAGAAAAACATATTACTTATGTTCGATTTGAAATATGTGAAACCTATTTATGTATATGGCGACAAGGAAAAAATACAACAGGTAGTTACCAACCTTGTCGTCAATTCCATAAAATACGGTAAGGAAGACGGTACTACAGAAGTCAGTGTGGAAGACCTTGTCAACAATAAAGTCATTGTGCGTATTATGGATAATGGCGACGGTATTGAAAAACAGCACATCCCAAGACTTTTTGAGCGTTTTTACAGAATTGACAAAAGTGGTGCGAGAAGCGAAGGTGGATCAGGTTTGGGGCTTTCTATCGTAAAGCATATTATTGAGGCCCACGACGAAAAAATCTATGTCGAGAGCCAGGTAGGCAAAGGTTCAGAATTCTCATTTACCCTCGAAAAGACAAAATAA